From Bacteroidota bacterium, the proteins below share one genomic window:
- a CDS encoding LruC domain-containing protein: MKKILLILTFLFLGTLANAQMVQPIINYVTNYGNGIYGITYGYNSTFATTQNFPVINFGNNKNYFGTNPIDRGQNTTFLPGIHNEVFSIFVPYGTYITWNVTSGWVLNNGTKNITCTVTNNAGATMPGVGNQVTYTIQYTNSDWESLSNVQLVDSLGPGVTFVSATGGGTHSNGVVTWPIGSFSSGNSGSKTVTVQVSSTVSNYRNVCNIIAPTSSTTFRGKGVKENTPPATRTTDSTYIAAFEDLKGSGWNDWDVNDFVVGMRERVTYDNSNRISQIVFDYEALARGSAFVNKFLHLVKLSGNSTATLVVKDSNGVTLPALGFTNQPFSGNINIPIFPNTYNALPPRPGLTFTNVEIVQSGVVKGYTATLTITTDGTSNTAANYLRNSSQPYLINELNKEVDIASLAGTLGNTQNVDNNVDPGTVLFGYFLDLGYRLPYNWKWPLEGPPSAIWKAFPNFNNYILSSRSTNTDWYNSPDLSKVWTRRVVPTDNITFGNAKNENEFTKRLKNFAYNSDELILIDSAGSFFASPKLADIDNDNKLEILIGSYDKKFHAYKTNGTEVSGFPVTTGGLIRSTAAVYLNPNGSRVIAFGSDDGKLYAVDKNGANLSGFPVQTPKAIKSSPMIVDLNNDGQKEIVVLSGDGKMYAYSFNGAAISGFPVQVQNTEDNFGNIIIMPSPAAADLDGNGQKEIIIGTLDKTLKVINPNGTVRFTKTLDSAVYSSPLISKINSSTYRIIVTTAAGTIYIYDNLGNLVTSRNLGSGFVSSPVLADLDKTGTPQLIAATLSGEIYKLNPLTLENIWMLPTGQQIYSSPVIADVDGDNYLDLVYGGQGGYIMPITRQGYLCDSATMAAVEPFDSWIISTCGIGDIDKDGKIDLVAASMDNKLKAFSLPNTTVNSKVWWSSFGNDLGNTRVADSLTSVGIVNSGAVADKYSLGQNYPNPFNPTTKISFSLPKNEFVSIKVFDLTGKEIAEIVNNELIAGTYEYTFNGSSLASGIYFYQIKTSNFTETKRMTLLK; the protein is encoded by the coding sequence ATGAAAAAAATTCTCTTAATTCTTACCTTTTTATTTTTAGGCACCCTTGCAAATGCACAGATGGTTCAGCCGATAATAAATTATGTTACAAACTACGGTAACGGTATCTATGGAATCACTTACGGATACAACAGCACGTTTGCCACCACACAAAATTTTCCTGTTATAAATTTCGGGAACAACAAGAATTATTTCGGCACAAATCCGATTGACAGAGGACAAAACACAACGTTTCTCCCGGGAATTCACAATGAAGTCTTCAGCATATTTGTTCCTTACGGAACGTACATTACATGGAATGTAACGAGCGGGTGGGTACTGAATAACGGTACAAAAAACATAACATGCACAGTAACAAACAATGCAGGAGCAACAATGCCGGGTGTAGGAAATCAGGTCACGTATACAATTCAATACACAAATTCAGACTGGGAAAGTTTAAGCAATGTTCAGTTAGTTGATTCTCTTGGTCCCGGTGTTACGTTTGTTTCGGCTACAGGCGGCGGAACGCACAGTAACGGAGTTGTTACTTGGCCGATTGGAAGTTTTTCATCGGGTAATTCCGGAAGCAAAACTGTAACAGTACAGGTGTCATCAACAGTATCAAATTACAGAAACGTTTGTAATATTATTGCTCCCACATCAAGCACAACGTTCAGAGGTAAAGGCGTAAAAGAAAATACTCCTCCGGCTACCAGAACTACTGACAGCACTTACATAGCAGCATTCGAAGATTTAAAAGGAAGCGGATGGAATGACTGGGACGTGAACGATTTTGTAGTCGGTATGAGAGAAAGAGTTACGTACGATAATTCAAACAGAATCTCACAGATAGTTTTTGATTACGAAGCTCTTGCAAGAGGTTCTGCTTTCGTAAATAAATTTTTACATCTAGTAAAGCTTTCGGGTAACTCAACTGCAACTTTAGTTGTTAAAGATTCAAACGGAGTTACACTTCCTGCGTTAGGATTTACCAATCAGCCATTTTCAGGAAACATAAATATTCCTATTTTTCCCAATACATATAATGCTCTACCTCCAAGACCCGGACTAACTTTTACCAATGTTGAAATAGTCCAGTCGGGAGTTGTGAAAGGCTATACAGCTACGCTTACAATTACAACTGACGGCACTTCAAATACAGCAGCGAATTATCTTAGGAACAGCTCGCAGCCATATTTAATAAATGAGCTTAATAAAGAAGTAGATATCGCTTCATTAGCCGGAACACTTGGAAATACACAGAATGTTGATAACAATGTTGACCCGGGCACAGTACTTTTCGGATATTTTTTGGATTTAGGATACAGACTTCCATATAACTGGAAATGGCCGCTTGAAGGTCCGCCAAGCGCAATATGGAAAGCATTCCCGAACTTCAATAATTATATTTTAAGTTCACGAAGCACGAATACTGACTGGTACAATTCACCCGACTTATCAAAAGTCTGGACAAGAAGAGTTGTTCCTACAGATAATATAACCTTCGGCAATGCTAAAAATGAAAATGAATTTACTAAGAGATTGAAGAATTTTGCTTATAACTCGGATGAATTGATTTTAATTGATTCTGCAGGAAGTTTCTTTGCTTCACCGAAGCTAGCAGATATAGATAATGATAATAAACTGGAAATTCTTATTGGTTCATATGATAAAAAATTTCACGCTTATAAAACAAACGGAACAGAAGTAAGCGGTTTCCCTGTGACAACAGGAGGACTTATCCGTTCTACTGCAGCGGTATATTTAAATCCGAACGGAAGCAGAGTAATAGCATTCGGTTCAGACGATGGTAAGCTATATGCAGTTGATAAGAACGGAGCTAACTTATCAGGTTTCCCGGTGCAGACACCAAAGGCAATTAAATCTTCGCCAATGATTGTTGATTTAAACAATGACGGTCAGAAAGAAATAGTTGTGCTTTCAGGTGACGGAAAGATGTATGCATATTCATTTAACGGAGCGGCAATAAGCGGCTTTCCTGTACAGGTGCAGAACACTGAAGACAATTTCGGTAACATAATTATTATGCCTTCACCGGCTGCAGCTGATTTAGATGGCAATGGACAAAAAGAAATAATAATAGGAACATTAGATAAAACATTAAAAGTAATAAATCCAAACGGAACTGTGAGATTTACAAAAACATTAGACAGCGCTGTTTATTCATCTCCATTAATTTCGAAGATAAACAGTTCCACTTACAGAATTATCGTGACAACTGCTGCAGGAACTATTTATATTTATGATAACCTTGGAAATCTTGTAACGTCAAGAAATCTGGGTTCAGGGTTTGTGTCATCGCCTGTGCTTGCAGACCTGGATAAGACAGGTACACCTCAGTTAATTGCGGCAACATTAAGCGGAGAAATTTATAAACTGAACCCTCTAACGCTCGAGAATATATGGATGCTGCCTACAGGCCAGCAGATTTATTCTTCACCCGTAATTGCAGATGTTGATGGTGATAATTATTTAGATTTAGTTTACGGAGGTCAAGGGGGATACATAATGCCGATTACGAGACAGGGGTATTTGTGTGATTCAGCTACAATGGCTGCAGTTGAGCCGTTCGACAGCTGGATAATTTCAACCTGCGGAATAGGAGATATAGATAAGGATGGCAAGATTGATTTAGTTGCAGCATCAATGGATAATAAATTAAAAGCGTTCAGTCTGCCGAATACTACGGTCAACTCAAAAGTATGGTGGAGCTCATTCGGAAATGATTTGGGCAATACAAGGGTTGCGGATTCATTGACATCGGTAGGAATAGTTAACAGCGGTGCTGTAGCGGACAAGTATTCTCTTGGTCAGAACTATCCAAATCCGTTTAATCCGACTACGAAAATTTCGTTCAGTCTTCCAAAGAATGAGTTTGTAAGCATTAAAGTGTTTGATTTGACAGGAAAAGAAATCGCTGAGATAGTTAATAATGAGCTGATAGCAGGAACATATGAGTATACATTTAACGGCAGCAGTCTGGCAAGCGGAATATACTTCTACCAGATTAAGACATCAAACTTTACTGAAACGAAAAGAATGACTTTGTTGAAATAG
- a CDS encoding LruC domain-containing protein, with translation MKKPLLIVSLFCLLLISNITFSQSVSPIIENVTNYGNGYYFISYGYNNTSGSIANIPVNNGAGVRNFFTPGVIDRGQPTTYQIGRQIAVWGIWVQYGTSLTWNLTGRTATNGTKNITAAITDNSTVMPPIGGQVTYTIKYSNNESSGLSNGKLVDTIPAGTQFVSATGGGVSSGNAVTWNIGSMNGQTSGTVTVTIQVVALEAAAIGYRNVVYFSGQFNGANYRAFGYDDNIGNPTRTTDSSYIAAFEDLKGSGWNDWDVNDFVVGMRERVTFNNSNQITQIVFDYEALARGSAYVNQFLHFIKIPGNSTATLVVKDSNGVVLPSLGYTNQNFTDAVNTRIFPNTYNALPPKPGRTFSNVEKAQVGIIKGYTATLTITTDPNSVNSGNYVRGNSRPYLINEINKQIDIASLAGTLGNTQNVDNNVDAGTRLYGYFLDLAYRLPYNWKWPLEGPPSAIWRSFPYFNNYILSSKTVATDWYVAPDTSLVWNRRVVPADYAFSGEKSKTSFLNKLQSIGYSTDELILTDSAGSFFSSPKLADIDNDNKLEILIGSYDKKFHAYKTNGTEVNGFPVTTTGLIRSTAAVYLNPNGSRVIAFGSDDGKLYAVDKNGANLPGFPVQTPKAIKSSPMIVDLNNDGQKEIVVLSGDGKMYAYSFNGTALSGFPVQVQNTEDNFGNIIIMPSPAAVDLDGNGTKEIVIGTLDKTLKVLNSDGSVRFTKTLDSAVYSSPLIAKINSSTYRIIVATASGSIYVYDNAGNLVTSKNLGSGFISSPVLADLDKSGTPQLIAATIDGTITKLNAVTLATMWELPTGQQIYSSPVIADIDGDNYLDIIYGGQNGFLLPLTRQGYLVDSTTMAAVEPFDSWIISTSAIGDIDKDGKIDLVAASMDNKLKAFSLPGTSVNTKVWWGSFGNDLGNTRVADSLTSVGIVNSSAVADKYLLGQNYPNPFNPTTKISFSLPKNEFVSVKVFDMSGKEIAQLVNNEMKTGVYEYQFDGSKLASGVYFYRITTPNFTETKKMTLVK, from the coding sequence ATGAAAAAACCATTACTAATTGTCAGCTTATTTTGCCTTCTGCTGATTTCCAACATTACATTCTCACAATCGGTGTCACCGATTATTGAAAATGTGACCAATTACGGCAACGGATATTATTTCATTTCTTACGGATACAATAATACATCCGGCTCTATAGCAAATATTCCTGTAAATAACGGAGCAGGAGTCAGAAACTTTTTTACTCCCGGAGTTATTGATAGAGGTCAGCCAACAACTTACCAGATTGGCAGACAGATTGCTGTCTGGGGTATTTGGGTTCAATACGGAACATCATTAACATGGAATCTTACTGGCAGAACTGCTACAAACGGTACCAAAAATATTACTGCAGCAATCACAGATAACAGCACGGTTATGCCTCCTATTGGGGGTCAGGTAACCTATACAATTAAATATTCAAACAATGAATCTTCAGGATTATCGAATGGAAAATTAGTCGATACAATACCTGCAGGTACTCAGTTCGTTTCTGCAACAGGCGGAGGTGTTAGTTCAGGAAATGCTGTTACCTGGAATATCGGCTCAATGAACGGGCAGACAAGCGGAACAGTAACAGTGACAATTCAGGTTGTAGCTCTTGAAGCGGCAGCAATTGGCTACAGAAATGTTGTATATTTTTCAGGTCAGTTCAACGGAGCAAATTACAGAGCATTTGGTTATGATGATAACATAGGTAACCCGACAAGAACAACTGACAGCTCATATATCGCAGCTTTTGAAGATCTGAAAGGCAGCGGCTGGAATGACTGGGATGTGAATGATTTTGTTGTAGGTATGAGAGAAAGAGTAACTTTTAATAATTCAAATCAGATCACTCAGATAGTTTTTGATTACGAAGCGCTTGCAAGAGGTTCTGCTTACGTAAATCAATTCTTACACTTTATAAAGATTCCCGGAAATTCGACTGCAACATTAGTTGTAAAAGATTCAAATGGAGTTGTGCTTCCTTCATTAGGTTATACAAATCAGAATTTTACAGACGCAGTAAACACAAGAATATTTCCCAATACATACAATGCATTACCTCCTAAACCGGGAAGAACTTTCAGCAATGTTGAAAAAGCGCAGGTCGGAATAATAAAGGGATATACTGCAACTTTAACAATAACAACTGACCCTAATTCAGTTAACTCAGGCAACTATGTAAGAGGTAACTCAAGACCTTATTTGATAAATGAAATTAATAAACAAATTGATATAGCATCACTTGCAGGAACATTGGGAAATACTCAGAACGTTGATAATAATGTTGATGCAGGTACAAGACTTTACGGTTACTTTTTAGATTTAGCATACAGACTTCCGTACAACTGGAAGTGGCCTCTTGAAGGTCCGCCAAGCGCTATATGGCGTTCATTCCCATATTTTAACAATTATATTTTAAGCTCAAAGACAGTAGCAACGGATTGGTATGTTGCTCCTGATACAAGTCTTGTCTGGAACAGAAGAGTTGTACCGGCTGACTATGCATTCAGCGGTGAAAAGAGTAAAACTTCATTCTTAAATAAATTACAAAGCATAGGATACTCAACAGATGAACTGATATTAACAGATTCAGCAGGAAGCTTCTTCAGCTCGCCAAAATTAGCTGATATAGATAACGATAACAAACTTGAAATTTTGATTGGTTCATATGATAAGAAATTCCATGCTTACAAAACAAACGGTACAGAAGTCAACGGCTTCCCTGTAACAACAACAGGTCTTATTCGTTCAACAGCAGCAGTATATTTAAATCCGAATGGAAGCAGAGTAATAGCATTCGGTTCAGATGACGGTAAGCTATATGCAGTTGATAAAAACGGAGCAAATTTACCCGGCTTCCCTGTACAAACTCCTAAAGCAATTAAATCTTCTCCGATGATTGTTGATTTAAACAATGACGGTCAAAAAGAAATAGTTGTACTTTCAGGTGACGGAAAAATGTATGCGTATTCATTTAACGGAACGGCTTTAAGCGGCTTCCCTGTACAGGTTCAAAACACAGAAGATAATTTTGGTAATATCATTATAATGCCTTCTCCGGCAGCAGTTGATCTTGACGGAAACGGCACAAAAGAAATTGTTATTGGTACATTGGATAAGACTTTGAAAGTTTTAAATTCTGACGGAAGCGTAAGATTTACGAAAACACTCGATAGTGCAGTATATTCTTCACCTTTGATTGCAAAGATTAACAGCTCTACATATAGAATTATTGTAGCAACTGCGTCAGGTTCAATTTATGTTTATGATAATGCTGGAAATCTTGTAACATCAAAAAATCTTGGCTCAGGATTTATCTCTTCTCCTGTACTTGCCGACTTAGATAAGAGCGGAACACCTCAGCTTATTGCAGCTACAATTGACGGAACGATTACCAAACTAAATGCAGTAACACTTGCAACAATGTGGGAACTACCGACGGGACAGCAGATTTATTCTTCACCGGTAATAGCTGATATAGACGGCGATAATTATTTAGATATAATCTACGGCGGACAAAACGGATTTCTTCTTCCGTTAACAAGACAAGGATACTTAGTTGATTCAACAACAATGGCAGCAGTTGAGCCTTTCGACAGCTGGATAATTTCTACCAGCGCAATCGGAGATATAGATAAGGACGGCAAGATTGATTTAGTTGCAGCTTCTATGGATAACAAGCTTAAAGCATTCAGCTTACCAGGTACTTCTGTTAATACTAAAGTATGGTGGGGCTCATTCGGAAACGACTTGGGTAATACAAGAGTAGCTGATTCATTAACATCCGTAGGTATTGTGAACAGCAGTGCTGTAGCAGACAAGTATTTGCTGGGACAGAACTATCCTAATCCGTTCAATCCAACAACAAAGATTTCATTCAGCTTGCCAAAGAACGAATTTGTAAGTGTAAAGGTATTTGATATGTCAGGAAAAGAGATAGCACAGTTAGTCAATAATGAAATGAAGACAGGAGTATATGAGTATCAGTTCGATGGCAGCAAGTTAGCAAGCGGAGTGTATTTCTATAGAATCACAACACCAAACTTTACAGAAACAAAGAAGATGACATTAGTGAAGTAA
- a CDS encoding T9SS type A sorting domain-containing protein, whose protein sequence is MKKFLLSLFIFSIMTLNFSVSYSQWIMRSPYPTVNDVYDFYAFSANNIIGVTYGISIGETMLTFDGGTTWQVQSALPERPFRRVFFANSQTGYAIGGGPSDKPLKSTNGGLNWVSLSTSIDTTKYGLDFANATTGWMMGFNGFIQKTTDGGTTWITQSSASSSSKTIWCTDAVDANLIFASASDNTILKSINGGTNFTVLPTIFTPSTDDFRFIKFINSSTGFVMGERQRIARTTNGGTTWDSVYGNNTGSIILYSADFNSNNTIGLAIGTSGKILRTTNTGQTWDIITTAFTDDFFCVRFSDNNTAYIGGKSGRILKSTDAGLTWADISKRISSGTLNGVSFANNTVGFISGNSGFIAKTTNEGVTYTPQTSGVTTQLANVKAVTPNVAYIAGYNGVILATTNGGTNWISQTSSAGTNDLLAVDFLNTTTGFVGGEGGVVLKTTNGGTNWTALTAPEAGFLTWSMDFLNENTGYVCGSLNGKVYKTTNSGQSWAQQVNDGSMIGMFAISFANELTGFASGSAGKVYSTTNGGVNWVNSANLGQSIWGMDFANALTGIAVGGGGYTFMTTDGGATWAAPPRRSFNQLNAVHFNDDGNLAWTVGNLGLVLEYDNPLVSVTQTGKNVPEKFTLMQNYPNPFNPSTKINYELPVSNNVTLRVYDMMGREVYELVNANQSAGSYSVSFDASKLSSGVYYYKLTAGDFTETKKMLLVK, encoded by the coding sequence ATGAAAAAGTTTTTACTATCCCTTTTCATTTTTAGTATAATGACTTTAAATTTTTCAGTTTCTTACTCACAATGGATTATGAGAAGTCCGTACCCGACGGTAAACGACGTTTACGATTTTTATGCATTCAGCGCAAATAATATTATCGGAGTTACATACGGAATCAGCATAGGAGAAACGATGCTTACTTTCGACGGCGGGACAACATGGCAGGTGCAGAGTGCATTACCTGAAAGACCTTTCCGCAGAGTATTCTTTGCAAACTCTCAGACAGGTTATGCTATAGGCGGAGGACCTAGCGATAAACCTTTGAAATCAACTAACGGAGGACTTAACTGGGTATCTCTTTCAACTTCAATTGATACTACTAAATACGGACTCGACTTTGCGAATGCAACTACAGGCTGGATGATGGGCTTTAATGGATTTATTCAAAAAACAACGGATGGCGGTACAACATGGATAACGCAATCAAGTGCAAGTTCTTCCTCAAAAACTATCTGGTGCACTGATGCTGTTGATGCAAACCTAATATTTGCTTCAGCCAGCGATAATACGATACTAAAATCAATAAACGGCGGAACAAACTTTACAGTCCTTCCCACAATTTTCACTCCTTCTACCGATGACTTCAGATTCATTAAATTTATAAATTCATCTACAGGTTTTGTAATGGGTGAAAGACAAAGAATTGCACGCACTACAAACGGCGGAACAACATGGGACTCTGTTTACGGAAATAACACGGGTTCAATAATTTTATACAGCGCAGATTTTAATTCCAATAATACTATAGGGCTCGCTATTGGAACATCAGGAAAAATTTTAAGAACGACTAATACAGGTCAGACCTGGGATATAATAACAACTGCTTTTACAGATGACTTCTTTTGCGTAAGGTTTTCTGATAATAATACTGCTTATATAGGCGGTAAGAGCGGAAGAATTTTAAAATCAACCGATGCAGGACTTACCTGGGCAGATATCAGCAAACGAATTTCTTCGGGTACACTGAACGGAGTATCATTTGCAAATAATACGGTTGGATTTATTTCAGGCAATTCAGGTTTTATTGCAAAGACTACTAATGAAGGAGTGACATATACACCTCAGACATCAGGAGTTACAACTCAGCTAGCAAATGTAAAAGCAGTTACCCCAAACGTTGCATACATTGCCGGATATAACGGAGTAATTCTTGCGACTACAAACGGAGGAACTAACTGGATATCGCAGACATCATCAGCAGGAACCAATGATCTTCTTGCAGTGGATTTTTTAAATACAACAACTGGATTTGTTGGTGGTGAAGGCGGAGTTGTTCTGAAAACTACAAACGGCGGAACGAACTGGACTGCTTTAACTGCTCCCGAAGCAGGATTTCTTACATGGAGTATGGATTTTCTTAATGAGAATACCGGTTACGTTTGTGGAAGTTTAAACGGGAAAGTATATAAAACAACAAACAGCGGACAGAGCTGGGCACAGCAGGTGAATGACGGAAGTATGATCGGTATGTTTGCAATTAGTTTTGCAAATGAGCTTACAGGTTTTGCATCAGGCTCAGCAGGAAAGGTGTATTCCACAACTAACGGAGGGGTGAACTGGGTGAACAGCGCTAATCTGGGGCAGTCAATATGGGGAATGGATTTTGCGAATGCATTAACTGGCATTGCAGTCGGCGGCGGAGGATATACATTTATGACAACTGACGGCGGTGCAACATGGGCAGCGCCTCCGAGAAGAAGCTTTAATCAACTGAATGCTGTGCATTTTAACGATGACGGAAATCTTGCATGGACAGTCGGTAATTTAGGACTCGTGCTAGAGTATGATAATCCTTTAGTAAGTGTTACACAAACAGGAAAAAATGTACCCGAAAAATTTACTCTGATGCAGAATTACCCGAATCCTTTTAATCCATCAACAAAAATAAATTATGAGTTACCTGTTTCAAATAATGTAACTCTCAGAGTTTATGATATGATGGGCAGGGAAGTATATGAACTTGTAAATGCAAATCAGTCAGCGGGAAGTTATTCAGTTTCATTTGATGCATCAAAATTATCCAGCGGAGTATATTATTATAAGTTAACGGCGGGAGATTTTACAGAGACTAAGAAGATGCTGCTTGTAAAGTAA
- a CDS encoding T9SS type A sorting domain-containing protein codes for MIHFYKKILVIIALLLTNLAIISSSVKAQWSIPGTSAGDTVVGYCMTSIGNTLISGKQGIAYSTNFGAHWVITFQGLPYSTWLPDYSKSLYTKGNEVFLGIDVNGTPPGSVGVYKSLDSGKSWFPSAAGMVEGTPVYCFITKDNLIFAGTDDGVYVSSNSGQNWTKPSTFLDEKTISCFCVNGNTLFLGILGSTATNGLGVYASTNNGATWTAVNYGFPAFTTIFSMVNYNGYIYGTSYDGQVFRTTNNGALWSLVNNGIPNFYNPVYAIAKFNNNLIVGCNEGIYITTNQGQLWYPINQGIPTGSQFQFNAITKCGNYVFAPANNGIYRRDLNQVGVQNISSIVSDSYILSQNYPNPFNPTTKIKFELPKSSFVSLKVYNSAGKEIEFLVNEKLGAGVYEETFNAEKLSSGIYFYKITTDDFVQTKKMLLVK; via the coding sequence ATGATACATTTTTACAAAAAAATATTAGTTATAATTGCTTTATTATTAACAAACTTAGCAATTATCTCTTCAAGTGTCAAGGCACAGTGGTCTATTCCCGGAACTTCGGCTGGTGATACTGTAGTCGGATATTGTATGACCTCAATTGGAAATACTCTCATATCAGGCAAACAGGGAATTGCCTACTCTACTAATTTCGGGGCACATTGGGTAATAACATTTCAGGGACTTCCATATTCAACCTGGCTGCCGGATTATTCCAAATCATTGTATACTAAAGGAAATGAAGTTTTTCTTGGAATTGATGTAAATGGTACACCTCCCGGCTCAGTAGGTGTATACAAAAGTTTAGATAGCGGAAAGTCCTGGTTTCCCAGTGCTGCCGGAATGGTTGAAGGCACACCTGTTTATTGTTTTATTACGAAAGATAATCTAATTTTTGCAGGCACTGATGACGGAGTGTATGTATCATCAAACAGCGGGCAGAACTGGACTAAACCTTCCACTTTCCTTGACGAAAAAACAATTTCATGTTTTTGTGTTAACGGTAATACTCTATTTTTAGGAATACTCGGCTCCACGGCGACAAACGGACTTGGAGTATATGCTTCTACGAATAATGGTGCGACATGGACTGCTGTAAATTATGGTTTTCCTGCATTCACTACAATTTTTTCGATGGTGAATTATAACGGTTATATTTACGGAACATCATACGACGGTCAGGTATTCAGAACAACAAACAACGGCGCTTTATGGAGCTTAGTCAATAACGGAATACCTAATTTTTATAACCCGGTTTATGCAATTGCAAAGTTCAATAATAATCTGATTGTTGGATGCAACGAAGGAATTTATATTACGACAAATCAGGGACAGCTTTGGTATCCAATCAATCAGGGAATTCCTACCGGGAGCCAGTTTCAGTTTAATGCAATTACAAAATGCGGAAATTATGTATTTGCTCCGGCAAACAATGGCATTTACAGAAGAGACTTGAATCAGGTTGGCGTACAGAATATTTCAAGCATCGTTTCAGATAGTTATATACTTTCACAAAATTATCCTAATCCTTTCAATCCCACAACAAAAATAAAATTCGAGCTGCCGAAATCTTCATTTGTTTCTCTGAAGGTTTATAATTCTGCAGGTAAAGAAATTGAATTTCTTGTTAATGAAAAACTTGGAGCAGGAGTTTATGAAGAGACTTTCAATGCTGAAAAGTTAAGCTCAGGAATTTACTTTTATAAAATCACGACAGATGATTTTGTTCAGACAAAAAAAATGCTGCTTGTGAAATAA
- a CDS encoding T9SS type A sorting domain-containing protein, with protein MKIKNNKLSSKFQYSFTGALLILFLVSFSDSYPQAAGMWYAQSTNDTNYTYNSVYFANDSVGWVCGTHGKIFKTVNGGDSNQWNVQLSNSYQNYLQKIEGIQGSQNYVYACGYVNNSNPPAGVILQTNNGGTIWTNSTINYIDFKTLHFINAFTGFIVGGRFDDVNAGRIYKTTNAGQGATGFTFTTYTDNSVLTLGTFRAISFINTNTGWITATNSSNNTTLLKTTNMGVNWNVTGTTINGIYINDIKFINEQTGWACGGGAEGNRAKILKTTNGGQSWTIQTFTNSNMFKSMSWPTYFSTYRGFICGENGLVYVSYDLGDTWINQITPNINNLNCIYFPYADLGWAVGNNADVISTYHGGVLVNNISTRVPDSYNVYQNYPNPFNPTTTIKFDVIKSGNVRLEVFDGTGRKIEELVNENLAPGTYTTSWDAKGRSSGIYYYRISAGDFIKTMKMSLIK; from the coding sequence ATGAAAATAAAAAATAATAAATTAAGCAGTAAGTTTCAGTATTCATTTACAGGGGCATTACTGATTTTATTTTTAGTCTCTTTCTCAGATTCTTATCCGCAAGCCGCAGGCATGTGGTATGCGCAATCCACTAACGATACTAATTATACTTACAATTCGGTTTACTTTGCAAACGATTCCGTCGGCTGGGTCTGTGGTACACATGGAAAAATTTTCAAAACAGTTAACGGCGGCGATAGCAATCAGTGGAATGTTCAGCTTTCTAATTCTTATCAGAATTATTTACAAAAAATTGAAGGAATACAAGGTTCGCAAAATTATGTATACGCATGCGGTTATGTAAACAACAGCAATCCCCCTGCAGGAGTTATCTTACAGACAAATAACGGCGGAACAATATGGACTAACAGCACTATCAATTATATAGACTTTAAAACTCTCCACTTCATAAATGCTTTCACAGGATTTATTGTAGGCGGTAGATTTGATGATGTAAATGCCGGAAGAATTTATAAAACAACTAATGCCGGGCAGGGCGCTACAGGATTCACATTCACAACTTATACAGATAATTCAGTTTTAACACTCGGAACATTCCGGGCTATATCATTTATTAATACAAATACAGGCTGGATAACTGCAACAAATTCCTCTAACAATACAACCCTTCTGAAAACTACTAACATGGGGGTAAACTGGAACGTTACAGGGACTACTATCAACGGAATATATATCAACGATATAAAATTCATCAATGAACAAACAGGATGGGCATGTGGCGGCGGAGCAGAAGGCAACCGCGCAAAGATTTTAAAAACAACTAACGGCGGACAGAGCTGGACTATACAGACTTTCACAAACTCTAATATGTTCAAGTCAATGAGCTGGCCGACTTACTTCAGCACTTACAGAGGTTTTATCTGCGGCGAGAACGGACTTGTTTACGTATCATACGATTTAGGTGATACCTGGATTAATCAGATTACTCCTAACATAAATAACCTGAATTGCATTTACTTCCCATATGCAGATCTCGGATGGGCAGTCGGCAACAACGCCGATGTAATTTCTACATATCACGGCGGAGTGCTTGTAAATAATATTTCAACAAGAGTTCCTGACTCATATAACGTATATCAGAACTACCCGAACCCCTTCAATCCTACAACAACAATAAAGTTTGACGTAATAAAAAGCGGTAATGTAAGGCTCGAAGTCTTTGACGGAACAGGCAGAAAAATTGAAGAGCTTGTTAATGAAAATTTAGCTCCCGGAACATATACAACTTCATGGGATGCGAAGGGTCGCTCAAGCGGAATTTATTATTACCGTATTTCAGCGGGAGATTTTATAAAGACAATGAAAATGAGTTTGATTAAATAA